From one Ctenopharyngodon idella isolate HZGC_01 chromosome 15, HZGC01, whole genome shotgun sequence genomic stretch:
- the LOC127496170 gene encoding LIM domain transcription factor LMO4-like, which produces MVNTACNTQLPHVRMGALAWKRCVGCGCKILDRFLLFALDGYWHCHCLKCSCCQAQLAEIGSSCFTKRGLILCKSDYIRLFGNSGVCRACSKSIPANEMVMRAQGNVFHVKCFVCSVCQNQLVPGDRFHYVNGKLHCERDRPTASAHRNDHLDSLREHNISEQES; this is translated from the exons ATGGTAAACACTGCTTGTAATACACAACTGCCTCATGTCAGAATGGGGGCCCTGGCATGGAAGCGGTGTGTTGGATGTGGATGCAAGATTTTGGACCGCTTCCTCCTGTTTGCTTTGGATGGATACTGGCACTGCCACTGTCTCAAGTGTTCCTGCTGCCAAGCCCAGCTGGCAGAAATTGGCTCATCGTGTTTCACAAAGCGTGGCTTGATCCTCTGCAAAAGTGACTATATAAG ATTATTTGGAAACAGCGGAGTCTGCAGGGCTTGCAGTAAGTCTATTCCAGCAAATGAAATGGTTATGCGAGCACAGGGCAATGTTTTCCATGTCAAG TGTTTTGTATGCTCTGTCTGCCAAAACCAGCTAGTACCTGGCGACCGTTTTCACTATGTGAATGGAAAACTGCACTGTGAGCGGGACAGGCCAACAGCTTCTGCGCACAGAAACGACCACTTGGATTCACTCAGGGAGCACAACATATCCGAACAGGAGTCCTGA